In Archocentrus centrarchus isolate MPI-CPG fArcCen1 chromosome 21, fArcCen1, whole genome shotgun sequence, the following are encoded in one genomic region:
- the LOC115801138 gene encoding T-lymphocyte activation antigen CD80-like, translated as MDFLLGLLFTLLFVSDSKLVHSVNTTIMDSALLLCRTSEKITDLRNLRFYWQDDRKKVLYSFNKGEEMPGHISDRYLKRVSAFPQDMITGNISVLLNNLTLEDNGRIFEAYTTVFTGSETTILQTTQVCQINLYVTVPYKDIRLAVHTDTMTSVCTVHGGFPAPEIYWTAHHNGSESLVDPRDVHTTTAQDPESLLYTSSSTLHIPAGPHQALTCLCHNPTLNATLNTTYTLSKGAAVWSLPGRSAGLTVAAALLLTALQQL; from the exons ATGGATTTCCTACTTGGACTTTTATTCACCCTGCTGTTTG TGTCTGATTCAAAACTTGTGCACAGTGTCAACACCACTATCATGGATTCAGCACTCCTGCTGTGTAGGACGTCTGAAAAGATCACGGACTTGCGTAATCTTCGGTTTTACTGGCAAGACGACAGGAAGAAGGTTTTATACTCCTTCAATAAAGGAGAGGAGATGCCCGGGCATATAAGTGACCGCTACCTGAAGCGGGTCTCAGCCTTCCCACAGGACATGATCACAGGAAACATTTCAGTCTTACTCAACAATTTGACTCTGGAGGATAACGGGAGGATCTTTGAGGCATACACTACAGTTTTTACTGGCAGCGAGACGACAATACTGCAAACCACACAGGTTTGCCAGATAAACCTGTATGTAACAG TGCCCTACAAGGACATCAGGCTGGCTGTACACACTGACACAATGACATCAGTGTGTACTGTGCACGGCGGATTTCCAGCTCCAGAGATATACTGGACCGCTCACCACAACGGCTCTGAGTCCCTAGTGGACCCGAGGGACGTCCACACGACAACAGCGCAGGACCCCGAAAGCCTCCTGTACACTTCCAGCAGCACTCTGCACATCCCTGCAGGTCCTCACCAGGCCCTGACCTGTCTGTGCCACAATCCCACTCTGAATGCGACTCTGAACACCACCTACACTCTCAGCAAAG GTGCAGCAGTCTGGAGTTTACCTGGTCGCTCTGCAGGTCTCACAGTggctgctgctctccttctaACAGCCCTGCAGCAGCTGTAG
- the nifk gene encoding MKI67 FHA domain-interacting nucleolar phosphoprotein: protein MSESGAEAAPAAAKELLALNPAQESEFRKKVQEVKKKKKSGQGNRLTPGVVYVGHLPRDLVEPQLKSYFGQFGKILRLRLSRSKKTGNSKGYAFIEFDCDEVAKIVAETMNNYLMGERLIKCQVMPPEKVHEKLFVGSERAFKKPSYPAVTRYNKKRTEEEIAKMTGKLLRKESKLRKRLAAYGIEYDFPGFAAQVPKKKSCSDAGNASSCTDDSTPVCTPSFLEKRKSTAADNDADDEIIIKMPAVDNNEESSEEEDDDDDDDDDDDEEEEEEEEEEEEEEEEEDDDDDDEESGEGSEEEAEA from the exons ATGAGTGAAAGCGGCGCAGAAGCGGCTCCTGCTGCGGCCAAAGAGCTGCTGGCGCTGAATCCCGCGCAGGAGTCCGAGTTCAGGAAGAAGGTTcaggaggtgaagaagaagaagaagtcagGCCAG ggCAACCGTCTGACCCCAGGAGTGGTTTACGTCGGCCACCTGCCCAGGGACCTGGTGGAGCCGCAGCTCAAATCCTACTTCGGGCAGTTTGGGAAGATCCTGCGGCTGCGGCTGTCCCGGAGTAAGAAG ACCGGTAACAGCAAAGGCTACGCCTTCATCGAGTTTGACTGCGACGAGGTGGCGAAGATCGTTGCAGAGACGATGAATAATTACCTGATGGGGGAGAGACTCATCAAAT gtCAGGTGATGCCTCCTGAGAAGGTGCACGAGAAGCTGTTCGTCGGCTCGGAGAGGGCGTTCAAAAAGCCGTCGTATCCCGCGGTAACGCGTTACAACAAGAAGCGCACGGAGGAGGAAATCGCCAAGATGACCGGAAAGCTGCTGCGCAAAGAGTCGAAGCTCCGGAAGAGGCTCGCCGCGTACGGCATCGAATACGACTTCCCCGGATTC GCTGCTCAGGTTCCTAAGAAGAAGTCGTGCTCTGACGCCGGGAACGCGTCTTCGTGCACTGAT GACAGCACACCCGTCTGCACGCCCTCGTTCCTGGAGAAGAGGAAGTCCACGGCGGCAGACAATGATGCCGATGATGAAATCATCATCAAGATGCCAGCTGTAGACAATAATGAAGAGTCCTcggaggaggaagatgatgatgatgatgatgatgatgatgatgatgaagaagaggaggaagaggaagaggaagaagaagaagaagaggaggaggaggatgatgatgatgatgatgaggagagCGGGGAAGGCTCTGAGGAGGAAGCGGAGGCTTAG
- the LOC115800609 gene encoding high affinity cGMP-specific 3',5'-cyclic phosphodiesterase 9A, which yields MEAKVIYFTVNGRPEQAEFPVNCPAQDVKDLFRSAAEAGPHDILKLYNPKGNIINISPSLEPNSPNLCYKLEVVAADCNSEPLGAELAGALGFDLSSMEKRLQGLEKKILIEAGETPAVVYEMKKQVDSFREKLESVEHLSWLGLFKDLSEGTLKPSPFYHKRTLRKTREECEHVREKFLQMSSLEVSEEVRQYLKTPTFDNCVDVETVSQLSLRIILHYRRWMAVYSLSCVFVCLCRQWEDAEIMVLLQVMYTDLEFITTFNIEPEVLQQFLFEVYRRYNNIPFHNFKHCFCVTQMMYGLIWLTDLRSKMDSVDLLIMLTSAVCHDLDHTGYNNAYQINARTELALRYNDISPLENHHCAVAFEILERTESNVFRNLSLDQYKRIREGIIKCILATDMSRHNEILNKFKSILPTFDFTNKDHRDVLMMILIKVSDISNEARPMEVAEPWLDCLLQEFFNQSDVEKLEGLPVTPFMDRDKVTKPSSQTGFIRFVLMPLFIELANLFPCLEQHIIDPVRKALDYYTEMEKALETEQQNRAQSENAAKNKEVTPAGGRRDSRTDGGPDGGKPAAQ from the exons ATGGAAGCCAAAGTCATCTACTTCACAGTGAACGGGAGACCGGAGCAGGCGGAGTTCCCGGTCAACTGTCCGGCTCAGGACGTCAAAG ATCTGTTCCGCTCTGCCGCCGAGGCCGGACCCCACGACATCCTGAAACTGTACAACCCCAAAGGCAACATCATCAACATCTCCCCGAGTCTGGAGCCCAACAGTCCCAACCTGTGCTAcaagctggaggtggtggcCGCCGACTGCAACAGTGAGCCGTTAG GTGCCGAGCTTGCCGGTGCACTTGGGTTTGATCTCTCATCCATGGAAAAGAG ACTGCAGGGCCTGGAGAAGAAAATCCTCATCGAGGCTGGAGAGACTCCTGCAGTCGTGTATGAGATGAAGAAGCAGGTGGATTCATTCAGAGAGAAACTGGAG AGTGTGGAGCATCTAAGCTGGCTGGGGCTGTTCAAAGATCTTTCAGAGGGAACCCTCAAGCCCTCGCCGTTCTACCACAAACGAACGCTGCGGAAAACCAGGGAGGAGTGTGAACACGTGCGGGAAAAGTTCCTGCAGATGAG CTCTTTGGAGGTATCTGAGGAGGTGAGGCAGTACCTGAAGACTCCGACCTTTGATAACTG TGTAGATGTGGAAACAGTGTCCCAGCTTTCTTTAAGAATTATTTTGCATTACC GCCGATGGATGGCTGTGTATTCCCTCtcctgtgtatttgtgtgtctgtgcaggcAGTGGGAGGATGCAGAGATCATGGTGCTGCTCCAGGTCATGTACACAGATCTAGAGTTCATAACCACCTTCAACATTGAGCCTGAAGTCTTGCAGCAGTTTCTGTTTGAGGTCTATCGAAGATACAACAACATTCCTTTCCACAACTTCAAACACTGCTTCTGTGTGACCCAGATG ATGTATGGGTTGATCTGGCTGACTGACCTGAGGAGTAAGATGGACAGCGTCGACCTGCTGATCATGCTGACCTCTGCAGTCTGCCACGACCTCGACCACACAGGATACAACAACGCCTATCAG ATAAACGCTCGGACTGAACTCGCTCTGCGCTACAACGACATCTCTCCTCTGGAGAACCACCACTGCGCTGTAGCGTTTGAGATACTGGAGAGG ACAGAGAGCAACGTCTTCAGGAATCTGTCCTTGGATCAGTACAAACGGATACGAGAGGGGATCATCAA ATGTATTCTGGCCACCGACATGTCGAGGCACAATGAGATTCTCAACAAGTTCAAGTCCATCCTGCCGACGTTTGACTTCACCAACAAGGACCACAGAGACGTG CTGATGATGATCCTGATCAAAGTGAGCGACATATCCAACGAGGCGCGGCCCATGGAGGTGGCCGAGCCCTGGTTGGACTGCCTTTTACAGGAATTCTTCAACCAG AGTGATGTGGAGAAGCTGGAGGGCCTTCCTGTCACCCCCTTCATGGACCGGGACAAAGTAACCAAACCttcatctcaaactggcttcATCAGATTCGTTCTTATGCCCCTCTTCATCGAGCTGGCCAACCTCTTCCCCTGCCTGGAG CAACACATTATCGACCCTGTCCGGAAAGCTCTTGACTACtacacagagatggagaaagctCTGGAGACGGAGCAGCAGAACCGGGCTCAGAGCGAGAACGCAGCCAAGAACAAGGAGGTGACGCCGGCAGGAGGCCGACGGGACAGCCGGACGGACGGCGGGCCAGACGGTGGGAAACCGGCCGCACAGTGA